A part of Syngnathus acus chromosome 20, fSynAcu1.2, whole genome shotgun sequence genomic DNA contains:
- the rreb1a gene encoding ras-responsive element-binding protein 1 isoform X1, whose product MENATEEQERGGVNSVMNGEEVEPVEESNINNIKDAPEGAKEEDKSPQSLQNGDRGVGGGGDLSSINAMMSAVMSATGNINGGGDTGSDVTPGPSPSPSPSKVPTPLLATRAPPGRNIRRSQDAKDDHATHVCPLCDKSCQSQHQLTMHIRQHNADAGATDHSCSICGKCLSSASSLDRHMLVHSGERPYKCSVCAQTFTTNGNMHRHMKIHEKDPASGLLALSPPSPTKRRRPSVKRRQGLEDEGADEPPAKKATEDATLEEGASLPPQMTHKTAVGVRAGDDRGPLPCPICFKTCSGRLELDAHMDTHPDTTLRCDLCCLSFRTHRGLLRHNAGVHKLLPQDPSGRPFIQNNPSIPAGFNDLAFVDFSCKKFARVAQVWCETNLRRCISSFHRFVCETCDRAFPLRSALELHKSVTHSDVPAQEAAGAVQNGLREGEDDAQDVPLSPQSHFMEALGLQHVSKVKRIPTEDEIHQAHLESIKVIHVEPQEPAFPSGAPTVSLGGLTTLRLPLLEQSGGTAATASTLQGLSQREALSLLSLQPFQAGFLLQPDGAAATAAVKPGEVGGVVELADIQQILKVAAAAPNQMGLGFPALAKGPGFAAGRGQVQTQKAMPPLKAKPPVTPRSSLTVSTPPPLQSSQRASLGCISPGLPPPAPALFKTTSSSSPPAAATAAHEDAGVGGKKAAGKAAGVVNAEAGSAKGSFPCRFCDQVFSFSGVLQAHMRFHLGILPHQCNICDYVAPDKATLIRHLRTHSGERPYICRVCHYPFTVKANCERHLRKKHGKTSRKDIEKNIKCVFSAASNNLSAAAAAAAVSALPPSDVEMGHSAADATCRYCGEDLKTYRALQIHLRTHNGCQRKPFECRRCGAAFLAKRNCIHHLLKQHPEVQEREIEEHIATMRPAADVNAVLSSDGPARIQPVKTEDVTAYHQDLDQPLDFSAKGRSGAHTASVGIKVESASPTLERPTPDTSLEQPMDLSVPSKRLRREVAERPQIKTEQMGCDAADEDKTVAASPLGVYRFPPDSTPPPAPRPQRLKPLLPKPASSVKELPPLASIAQIIHSVSAAPDLLKREAEAKPQPTSESPSDPPGNAVLLESPGDDSARKRNRKKNGKEASVLDVDLESSGELASVEKMLANTDANKFTNFLQTGANQLAPKTAPRDGERAGGGADKEAGPREEAKTAALLPQSKGKKNAYSNSVQKMTCPFCPRVFPWASSLQRHMLTHTGQKPFPCPRCDAFFSTKSNCERHLLRKHGVTNRTLRRNGIFAKKESDEGSHESAESQSDVEQLASDSSPLGHTPPAALKDTPSEQKEEEPTPLSTAHKASPVESSPEQGPELAHQQGSAETSTDASKQASPSTKCDHDDDDDCHSNKSLDLNFGSKLIDFKLSNSAPGPAPTPGSAPQEEATADPPADTTDAPSAAAKPQPEWKHICRVCRKSFRYATTLARHERAHLSLEAPHEENRTAAATEVDEEKREEEPESQEDEEDGRGAARPGESDAPESDYDLDEDDGERTDDERDDAKSPEGGESATADAATGVVDKRKKKTCDVCAKRFWSLQDLTRHMRSHTGERPYRCATCDRTFTLKHSLVRHQRIHTKTPSEDGDRDAPTPAEACPPSETESECAKDLDEARASDPEPVGGETAGGERAGGEPAGGEPVGGEPVQATPEETPELGATPEETPELGATPLEDTPPGQSASGAVSDSNVSKELPGQALFQGLLELRAPPTLDHTLANGEPPLVGVD is encoded by the exons ATGGAAAACGCCACAGAGGAACAGGAAAGGGGAGGAGTCAACTCAGTGATGAACGGTGAAGAGGTGGAGCCAGTGGAGGAGAGTAACATCAATAACATCAAAG ATGCACCTGAGGGCGCCAAGGAGGAGGACAAGAGCCCACAGAGCCTCCAGAACGGCGATAGAGGCGTCGGCGGTGGAGGAGACTTGTCCTCCATCAACGCCATGATGTCAGCAGTGATGTCAGCGACAGGCAACATTAACGGAGGAGGCGACACAGGAAGTGATGTCACTCCGGGACCCTCGCCCAG CCCCTCCCCCAGCAAGGTGCCCACGCCGTTGTTAGCCACGAGGGCGCCGCCGGGCCGCAACATACGACGCAGCCAG GACGCCAAAGACGATCACGCCACCCACGTGTGCCCGCTTTGCGACAAGAGCTGCCAGTCGCAGCATCAGCTCACCATGCACATCAGACAG CACAATGCCGACGCGGGCGCGACGGACCACTCGTGCAGCATATGCGGCAAATGTTTGAGCTCAGCGTCGTCGTTGGATCGCCACATGCTGGTGCACAGTGGCGAAAGGCCCTACAAGTGCAGCGTCTGTGCGCAGACCTTCACCACCAACGGCAACATGCACAG ACACATGAAGATCCATGAGAAGGACCCCGCCAGCGGCCTCCTTGCTCTCAGCCCGCCGTCGCCCACCAAGCGCCGCCGTCCGTCTGTCAAGCGCCGCCAAGGCCTGGAAGACGAGGGCGCCGACGAGCCGCCCGCCAAGAAG GCAACTGAGGACGCGACCTTGGAGGAGGGGGCGTCACTGCCGCCACAGATGACACACAAGACGGCGGTGGGCGTGCGGGCCGGTGATGACCGCGGACCACTTCCTTGCCCCATCTGCTTCAAGACCTGCAGCGGGAGACTCGAGCTGGACGCGCACATGGACACGCACCCCGACACCACGCTCAG GTGCGACTTGTGTTGTCTCTCGTTCCGCACCCACCGCGGCCTGTTGCGTCACAATGCGGGCGTCCACAAGCTCCTTCCCCAAGACCCCAGCGGCCGACCGTTCATCCAGAACAATCCGTCCATCCCGGCCGGCTTCAACGACCTGGCTTTCGTCGACTTCTCCTGCAAGAAGTTTGCCCGGGTGGCGCAG GTGTGGTGCGAGACCAACCTCCGGCGCTGCATCAGCAGCTTTCACCGCTTCGTGTGCGAGACCTGCGACAGGGCCTTCCCGCTGCGCTCAGCCCTGGAGCTCCACAAGAGTGTCACCCACTCAGATGTCCCGGCCCAGGAAGCAGCTGGAGCCGTGCAAAACGGCCTCCGGGAAGGCGAGGACGACGCCCAGGACGTCCCGCTTTCACCGCAGTCCCACTTCATGGAGGCGCTGGGACTCCAGCACGTTTCCAAG GTGAAGCGCATTCCCACAGAGGACGAGATCCACCAGGCGCACTTGGAAAGCATCAAAGTGATCCATGTGGAGCCCCAGGAGCCCGCCTTTCCGTCGGGAGCTCCGACAGTGAGCTTGGGCGGGCTGACAACGCTGCGCCTCCCCCTGCTGGAGCAGTCGGGCGGCACCGCTGCCACCGCGTCCACGCTGCAGGGTCTATCGCAGCGGGAAGCACTCAGCCTGCTGTCCCTGCAGCCCTTCCAAGCAGGCTTCCTCCTTCAGCCCGACGGCGCTGCTGCCACCGCTGCCGTCAAACCGGGCGAAGTGGGCGGCGTGGTGGAGCTTGCCGACATCCAGCAGATCCTCAAAGTGGCCGCTGCCGCGCCCAATCAAATGGGGCTGGGCTTCCCCGCGTTGGCCAAAGGGCCGGGCTTCGCTGCGGGTCGAG GTCAAGTCCAGACCCAAAAGGCCATGCCGCCCCTGAAAGCCAAGCCCCCCGTCACACCGCGCTCCAGTTTGACTGTGAGCACGCCGCCTCCGCTGCAGAGCTCCCAGCGGGCGTCACTGGGCTGCATCAGTCCTGGCCTGCCGCCACCCGCGCCAGCTCTCTTCAAGACGacctcctcgtcctccccaccggccgccgccaccgccgcgcACGAAGACGCGGGAGTCGGCGGGAAGAAAGCGGCGGGCAAAGCGGCAGGCGTGGTCAACGCCGAGGCCGGCTCCGCCAAAGGCTCCTTCCCGTGCCGCTTCTGCGATCAGGTCTTCTCCTTTTCGGGCGTCCTGCAGGCTCACATGCGCTTCCACCTGGGGATCCTGCCCCACCAGTGCAACATCTGCGACTACGTGGCGCCCGACAAAGCCACGCTCATTCGCCACCTGCGCACCCACAGCGGCGAGCGGCCCTACATCTGCCGTGTCTGTCATTACCCCTTCACCGTCAAGGCCAACTGCGAGCGACACCTCCGCAAGAAACACGGCAAGACGTCCAGGAAGGACATTGAGAAAAACATCAAGTGCGTCTTCTCCGCCGCATCCAACAACCtaagcgccgccgccgctgccgccgcagTCTCGGCCCTCCCGCCCTCCGACGTCGAGATGGGACACAGCGCTGCTGACGCCACTTGCCGCTACTGCGGCGAGGACCTGAAGACGTACCGGGCCCTGCAGATCCACCTGCGAACACACAACGGCTGCCAGAGGAAACCTTTTGAGTGTCGGCGCTGCGGCGCCGCTTTCCTGGCCAAGCGCAACTGCATCCACCATCTTCTCAAGCAGCACCCCGAAGTCcaggagcgcgagatcgaagAGCACATCGCCACCATGCGGCCCGCCGCCGACGTCAACGCGGTTCTCTCCTCAGACGGGCCTGCTCGGATCCAGCCGGTCAAGACTGAGGACGTAACCGCCTATCATCAAGATCTCGACCAGCCCCTGGATTTCTCGGCCAAAGGGCGCAGCGGCGCTCACACGGCGTCCGTGGGCATCAAAGTGGAGAGTGCGTCCCCCACATTGGAGCGCCCCACCCCGGACACGTCCCTGGAGCAGCCCATGGACCTGTCCGTTCCCAGCAAACGACTTCGGCGAGAAGTGGCCGAGCGGCCTCAGATCAAGACGGAGCAAATGGGCTGCGACGCGGCCGACGAAGACAAGACGGTGGCCGCCTCGCCTCTGGGGGTCTACCGTTTCCCCCCTGACTCCACCCCTCCCCCTGCCCCCCGCCCACAACGCCTCAAGCCACTCCTACCCAAGCCCGCCTCCTCCGTCAAGGAGCTCCCCCCTCTGGCGTCCATCGCGCAGATCATCCACTCGGTGTCCGCCGCCCCCGACCTGCTGAAGAGGGAGGCGGAGGCCAAACCTCAGCCGACGTCCGAATCGCCCTCGGACCCTCCGGGCAACGCCGTCCTCCTGGAGTCGCCGGGTGATGACAGTGCCAG GAAGAGGAACCGCAAAAAGAATGGCAAGGAGGCGAGCGTGCTAGACGTGGACTTGGAGTCCAGCGGTGAGTTGGCCAGCGTGGAGAAGATGCTCGCCAACACCGACGCCAACAAGTTCACCAACTTCCTGCAGACCGGTGCCAACCAACTCGCACCAAAGACTGCCCCCAGAG ACGGCGAGCGAGCTGGAGGAGGCGCCGACAAGGAGGCGGGACCACGAGAGGAAGCCAAGACGGCGGCGTTGCTTCCTCAGTCCAAAGGCAAGAAGAACGCCTACTCCAACTCGGTGCAAAAGATGACGTGCCCCTTCTGCCCTCGCGTCTTCCCGTGGGCCAGCTCGCTGCAGAGGCACATGCTCACGCATACCG GCCAGAAGCCGTTCCCGTGCCCGCGCTGCGACGCTTTCTTCTCCACCAAGTCCAACTGCGAGCGCCACCTGCTGCGGAAGCACGGTGTCACCAATCGCACGCTAAGGCGCAATGGCATCTTTGCCAAGAAAGAAAGTGACGAGGGCTCGCACGAAAGTGCCG AGAGTCAGTCTGACGTCGAGCAGCTGGCCAGTGACTCGTCACCACTCGGCCACACACCTCCCGCCGCCCTCAAAGACACGCCCTCTGAGCAGAAGGAGGAAGAGCCCACGCCACTGAGCACCGCCCACAAGGCCAGCCCGG TCGAGTCGAGCCCTGAGCAAGGTCCTGAGCTTGCGCACCAGCAGGGATCAGCAGAGACCTCGACTGATGCATCCAAGCAAGCTTCGCCCAGCACCAAG TGCGAtcacgacgacgacgatgactGTCACAGCAACAAAAGTTTGGACTTGAACTTTGGCTCCAAGCTGATCGACTTCAAACTGTCAAACTCGGCCCCCGGTCCTGCCCCCACCCCGGGCTCCGCCCCTCAGGAAGAAGCCACCGCCGACCCCCCGGCGGACACAACGGACGCTCCTTCGGCCGCCGCCAAGCCTCAGCCGGAATGGAAGCACATCTGCCGAGTGTGCCGGAAAAGTTTTCGCTACGCCACCACTCTCGCTCGCCACGAGAGGGCGCACCTGAGCCTGGAGGCGCCCCACGAGGAGAATCGAACCGCGGCGGCCACGGAGGTCGACGAGGAGAAACGCGAGGAGGAGCCCGAGAGCcaagaggacgaggaggatggCAGAGGAGCGGCGAGGCCCGGTGAAAGCGATGCCCCGGAAAGTGATTACGATCTCGACGAGGACGACGGCGAGCGTACGGACGACGAGCGTGATGACGCCAAAAGCCCAGAGGGCGGAGAATCGGCCACTGCAGACGCCGCCACTGGCGTTGTGGACAAACGCAAGAAGAAGACGTGCGATGTGTGCGCCAAACGATTCTGGTCGCTGCAGGACCTCACCAGACACATGCGGTCGCACACCG GTGAGCGGCCTTACCGCTGCGCCACGTGTGACCGCACGTTCACGCTCAAGCACAGCCTGGTTCGCCACCAGCGCATCCACACCAAGACGCCCAGCGAGGACGGCGACAGGGACGCCCCCACGCCCGCCGAAGCCTGCCCGCCCTCCGAGACTGAGAGCGAGTGCGCCAAAGACTTGGATGAGGCCCGAGCCTCCGATCCGGAGCCCGTCGGAGGCGAGACCGCCGGAGGCGAGCGCGCCGGAGGTGAGCCCGCCGGAGGCGAGCCCGTCGGAGGCGAGCCCGTCCAGGCCACACCCGAGGAAACACCTGAACTTGGTGCCACACCCGAGGAAACACCTGAACTTGGTGCAACCCCTCTGGAGGACACGCCTCCCGGCCAATCGGCCTCCGGCGCGGTGTCGGATTCCAACGTTTCCAAAGAGCTCCCTGGCCAAGCTTTGTTTCAAGGCCTGTTGGAGCTCCGAGCCCCGCCGACTCTGGATCACACGCTGGCCAATGGAGAGCCTCCCCTGGTGGGCGTGGACTGA
- the rreb1a gene encoding ras-responsive element-binding protein 1 isoform X2 has protein sequence MENATEEQERGGVNSVMNGEEVEPVEESNINNIKDAPEGAKEEDKSPQSLQNGDRGVGGGGDLSSINAMMSAVMSATGNINGGGDTGSDVTPGPSPSPSPSKVPTPLLATRAPPGRNIRRSQDAKDDHATHVCPLCDKSCQSQHQLTMHIRQHNADAGATDHSCSICGKCLSSASSLDRHMLVHSGERPYKCSVCAQTFTTNGNMHRHMKIHEKDPASGLLALSPPSPTKRRRPSVKRRQGLEDEGADEPPAKKATEDATLEEGASLPPQMTHKTAVGVRAGDDRGPLPCPICFKTCSGRLELDAHMDTHPDTTLRCDLCCLSFRTHRGLLRHNAGVHKLLPQDPSGRPFIQNNPSIPAGFNDLAFVDFSCKKFARVAQVWCETNLRRCISSFHRFVCETCDRAFPLRSALELHKSVTHSDVPAQEAAGAVQNGLREGEDDAQDVPLSPQSHFMEALGLQHVSKVKRIPTEDEIHQAHLESIKVIHVEPQEPAFPSGAPTVSLGGLTTLRLPLLEQSGGTAATASTLQGLSQREALSLLSLQPFQAGFLLQPDGAAATAAVKPGEVGGVVELADIQQILKVAAAAPNQMGLGFPALAKGPGFAAGRGQVQTQKAMPPLKAKPPVTPRSSLTVSTPPPLQSSQRASLGCISPGLPPPAPALFKTTSSSSPPAAATAAHEDAGVGGKKAAGKAAGVVNAEAGSAKGSFPCRFCDQVFSFSGVLQAHMRFHLGILPHQCNICDYVAPDKATLIRHLRTHSGERPYICRVCHYPFTVKANCERHLRKKHGKTSRKDIEKNIKCVFSAASNNLSAAAAAAAVSALPPSDVEMGHSAADATCRYCGEDLKTYRALQIHLRTHNGCQRKPFECRRCGAAFLAKRNCIHHLLKQHPEVQEREIEEHIATMRPAADVNAVLSSDGPARIQPVKTEDVTAYHQDLDQPLDFSAKGRSGAHTASVGIKVESASPTLERPTPDTSLEQPMDLSVPSKRLRREVAERPQIKTEQMGCDAADEDKTVAASPLGVYRFPPDSTPPPAPRPQRLKPLLPKPASSVKELPPLASIAQIIHSVSAAPDLLKREAEAKPQPTSESPSDPPGNAVLLESPGDDSARKRNRKKNGKEASVLDVDLESSGELASVEKMLANTDANKFTNFLQTGANQLAPKTAPRDGERAGGGADKEAGPREEAKTAALLPQSKGKKNAYSNSVQKMTCPFCPRVFPWASSLQRHMLTHTGQKPFPCPRCDAFFSTKSNCERHLLRKHGVTNRTLRRNGIFAKKESDEGSHESAESQSDVEQLASDSSPLGHTPPAALKDTPSEQKEEEPTPLSTAHKASPVESSPEQGPELAHQQGSAETSTDASKQASPSTKCDHDDDDDCHSNKSLDLNFGSKLIDFKLSNSAPGPAPTPGSAPQEEATADPPADTTDAPSAAAKPQPEWKHICRVCRKSFRYATTLARHERAHLSLEAPHEENRTAAATEVDEEKREEEPESQEDEEDGRGAARPGESDAPESDYDLDEDDGERTDDERDDAKSPEGGESATADAATGVVDKRKKKTCDVCAKRFWSLQDLTRHMRSHTGERPYRCATCDRTFTLKHSLVRHQRIHTKTPSEDGDRDAPTPAEACPPSETESECAKDLDEARASDPEPVGGETAGGERAGGEPAGGEPVGGEPVQATPEETPELGATPLEDTPPGQSASGAVSDSNVSKELPGQALFQGLLELRAPPTLDHTLANGEPPLVGVD, from the exons ATGGAAAACGCCACAGAGGAACAGGAAAGGGGAGGAGTCAACTCAGTGATGAACGGTGAAGAGGTGGAGCCAGTGGAGGAGAGTAACATCAATAACATCAAAG ATGCACCTGAGGGCGCCAAGGAGGAGGACAAGAGCCCACAGAGCCTCCAGAACGGCGATAGAGGCGTCGGCGGTGGAGGAGACTTGTCCTCCATCAACGCCATGATGTCAGCAGTGATGTCAGCGACAGGCAACATTAACGGAGGAGGCGACACAGGAAGTGATGTCACTCCGGGACCCTCGCCCAG CCCCTCCCCCAGCAAGGTGCCCACGCCGTTGTTAGCCACGAGGGCGCCGCCGGGCCGCAACATACGACGCAGCCAG GACGCCAAAGACGATCACGCCACCCACGTGTGCCCGCTTTGCGACAAGAGCTGCCAGTCGCAGCATCAGCTCACCATGCACATCAGACAG CACAATGCCGACGCGGGCGCGACGGACCACTCGTGCAGCATATGCGGCAAATGTTTGAGCTCAGCGTCGTCGTTGGATCGCCACATGCTGGTGCACAGTGGCGAAAGGCCCTACAAGTGCAGCGTCTGTGCGCAGACCTTCACCACCAACGGCAACATGCACAG ACACATGAAGATCCATGAGAAGGACCCCGCCAGCGGCCTCCTTGCTCTCAGCCCGCCGTCGCCCACCAAGCGCCGCCGTCCGTCTGTCAAGCGCCGCCAAGGCCTGGAAGACGAGGGCGCCGACGAGCCGCCCGCCAAGAAG GCAACTGAGGACGCGACCTTGGAGGAGGGGGCGTCACTGCCGCCACAGATGACACACAAGACGGCGGTGGGCGTGCGGGCCGGTGATGACCGCGGACCACTTCCTTGCCCCATCTGCTTCAAGACCTGCAGCGGGAGACTCGAGCTGGACGCGCACATGGACACGCACCCCGACACCACGCTCAG GTGCGACTTGTGTTGTCTCTCGTTCCGCACCCACCGCGGCCTGTTGCGTCACAATGCGGGCGTCCACAAGCTCCTTCCCCAAGACCCCAGCGGCCGACCGTTCATCCAGAACAATCCGTCCATCCCGGCCGGCTTCAACGACCTGGCTTTCGTCGACTTCTCCTGCAAGAAGTTTGCCCGGGTGGCGCAG GTGTGGTGCGAGACCAACCTCCGGCGCTGCATCAGCAGCTTTCACCGCTTCGTGTGCGAGACCTGCGACAGGGCCTTCCCGCTGCGCTCAGCCCTGGAGCTCCACAAGAGTGTCACCCACTCAGATGTCCCGGCCCAGGAAGCAGCTGGAGCCGTGCAAAACGGCCTCCGGGAAGGCGAGGACGACGCCCAGGACGTCCCGCTTTCACCGCAGTCCCACTTCATGGAGGCGCTGGGACTCCAGCACGTTTCCAAG GTGAAGCGCATTCCCACAGAGGACGAGATCCACCAGGCGCACTTGGAAAGCATCAAAGTGATCCATGTGGAGCCCCAGGAGCCCGCCTTTCCGTCGGGAGCTCCGACAGTGAGCTTGGGCGGGCTGACAACGCTGCGCCTCCCCCTGCTGGAGCAGTCGGGCGGCACCGCTGCCACCGCGTCCACGCTGCAGGGTCTATCGCAGCGGGAAGCACTCAGCCTGCTGTCCCTGCAGCCCTTCCAAGCAGGCTTCCTCCTTCAGCCCGACGGCGCTGCTGCCACCGCTGCCGTCAAACCGGGCGAAGTGGGCGGCGTGGTGGAGCTTGCCGACATCCAGCAGATCCTCAAAGTGGCCGCTGCCGCGCCCAATCAAATGGGGCTGGGCTTCCCCGCGTTGGCCAAAGGGCCGGGCTTCGCTGCGGGTCGAG GTCAAGTCCAGACCCAAAAGGCCATGCCGCCCCTGAAAGCCAAGCCCCCCGTCACACCGCGCTCCAGTTTGACTGTGAGCACGCCGCCTCCGCTGCAGAGCTCCCAGCGGGCGTCACTGGGCTGCATCAGTCCTGGCCTGCCGCCACCCGCGCCAGCTCTCTTCAAGACGacctcctcgtcctccccaccggccgccgccaccgccgcgcACGAAGACGCGGGAGTCGGCGGGAAGAAAGCGGCGGGCAAAGCGGCAGGCGTGGTCAACGCCGAGGCCGGCTCCGCCAAAGGCTCCTTCCCGTGCCGCTTCTGCGATCAGGTCTTCTCCTTTTCGGGCGTCCTGCAGGCTCACATGCGCTTCCACCTGGGGATCCTGCCCCACCAGTGCAACATCTGCGACTACGTGGCGCCCGACAAAGCCACGCTCATTCGCCACCTGCGCACCCACAGCGGCGAGCGGCCCTACATCTGCCGTGTCTGTCATTACCCCTTCACCGTCAAGGCCAACTGCGAGCGACACCTCCGCAAGAAACACGGCAAGACGTCCAGGAAGGACATTGAGAAAAACATCAAGTGCGTCTTCTCCGCCGCATCCAACAACCtaagcgccgccgccgctgccgccgcagTCTCGGCCCTCCCGCCCTCCGACGTCGAGATGGGACACAGCGCTGCTGACGCCACTTGCCGCTACTGCGGCGAGGACCTGAAGACGTACCGGGCCCTGCAGATCCACCTGCGAACACACAACGGCTGCCAGAGGAAACCTTTTGAGTGTCGGCGCTGCGGCGCCGCTTTCCTGGCCAAGCGCAACTGCATCCACCATCTTCTCAAGCAGCACCCCGAAGTCcaggagcgcgagatcgaagAGCACATCGCCACCATGCGGCCCGCCGCCGACGTCAACGCGGTTCTCTCCTCAGACGGGCCTGCTCGGATCCAGCCGGTCAAGACTGAGGACGTAACCGCCTATCATCAAGATCTCGACCAGCCCCTGGATTTCTCGGCCAAAGGGCGCAGCGGCGCTCACACGGCGTCCGTGGGCATCAAAGTGGAGAGTGCGTCCCCCACATTGGAGCGCCCCACCCCGGACACGTCCCTGGAGCAGCCCATGGACCTGTCCGTTCCCAGCAAACGACTTCGGCGAGAAGTGGCCGAGCGGCCTCAGATCAAGACGGAGCAAATGGGCTGCGACGCGGCCGACGAAGACAAGACGGTGGCCGCCTCGCCTCTGGGGGTCTACCGTTTCCCCCCTGACTCCACCCCTCCCCCTGCCCCCCGCCCACAACGCCTCAAGCCACTCCTACCCAAGCCCGCCTCCTCCGTCAAGGAGCTCCCCCCTCTGGCGTCCATCGCGCAGATCATCCACTCGGTGTCCGCCGCCCCCGACCTGCTGAAGAGGGAGGCGGAGGCCAAACCTCAGCCGACGTCCGAATCGCCCTCGGACCCTCCGGGCAACGCCGTCCTCCTGGAGTCGCCGGGTGATGACAGTGCCAG GAAGAGGAACCGCAAAAAGAATGGCAAGGAGGCGAGCGTGCTAGACGTGGACTTGGAGTCCAGCGGTGAGTTGGCCAGCGTGGAGAAGATGCTCGCCAACACCGACGCCAACAAGTTCACCAACTTCCTGCAGACCGGTGCCAACCAACTCGCACCAAAGACTGCCCCCAGAG ACGGCGAGCGAGCTGGAGGAGGCGCCGACAAGGAGGCGGGACCACGAGAGGAAGCCAAGACGGCGGCGTTGCTTCCTCAGTCCAAAGGCAAGAAGAACGCCTACTCCAACTCGGTGCAAAAGATGACGTGCCCCTTCTGCCCTCGCGTCTTCCCGTGGGCCAGCTCGCTGCAGAGGCACATGCTCACGCATACCG GCCAGAAGCCGTTCCCGTGCCCGCGCTGCGACGCTTTCTTCTCCACCAAGTCCAACTGCGAGCGCCACCTGCTGCGGAAGCACGGTGTCACCAATCGCACGCTAAGGCGCAATGGCATCTTTGCCAAGAAAGAAAGTGACGAGGGCTCGCACGAAAGTGCCG AGAGTCAGTCTGACGTCGAGCAGCTGGCCAGTGACTCGTCACCACTCGGCCACACACCTCCCGCCGCCCTCAAAGACACGCCCTCTGAGCAGAAGGAGGAAGAGCCCACGCCACTGAGCACCGCCCACAAGGCCAGCCCGG TCGAGTCGAGCCCTGAGCAAGGTCCTGAGCTTGCGCACCAGCAGGGATCAGCAGAGACCTCGACTGATGCATCCAAGCAAGCTTCGCCCAGCACCAAG TGCGAtcacgacgacgacgatgactGTCACAGCAACAAAAGTTTGGACTTGAACTTTGGCTCCAAGCTGATCGACTTCAAACTGTCAAACTCGGCCCCCGGTCCTGCCCCCACCCCGGGCTCCGCCCCTCAGGAAGAAGCCACCGCCGACCCCCCGGCGGACACAACGGACGCTCCTTCGGCCGCCGCCAAGCCTCAGCCGGAATGGAAGCACATCTGCCGAGTGTGCCGGAAAAGTTTTCGCTACGCCACCACTCTCGCTCGCCACGAGAGGGCGCACCTGAGCCTGGAGGCGCCCCACGAGGAGAATCGAACCGCGGCGGCCACGGAGGTCGACGAGGAGAAACGCGAGGAGGAGCCCGAGAGCcaagaggacgaggaggatggCAGAGGAGCGGCGAGGCCCGGTGAAAGCGATGCCCCGGAAAGTGATTACGATCTCGACGAGGACGACGGCGAGCGTACGGACGACGAGCGTGATGACGCCAAAAGCCCAGAGGGCGGAGAATCGGCCACTGCAGACGCCGCCACTGGCGTTGTGGACAAACGCAAGAAGAAGACGTGCGATGTGTGCGCCAAACGATTCTGGTCGCTGCAGGACCTCACCAGACACATGCGGTCGCACACCG GTGAGCGGCCTTACCGCTGCGCCACGTGTGACCGCACGTTCACGCTCAAGCACAGCCTGGTTCGCCACCAGCGCATCCACACCAAGACGCCCAGCGAGGACGGCGACAGGGACGCCCCCACGCCCGCCGAAGCCTGCCCGCCCTCCGAGACTGAGAGCGAGTGCGCCAAAGACTTGGATGAGGCCCGAGCCTCCGATCCGGAGCCCGTCGGAGGCGAGACCGCCGGAGGCGAGCGCGCCGGAGGTGAGCCCGCCGGAGGCGAGCCCGTCGGAGGCGAGCCCGTCCAGGCCACACCCGAGGAAACACCTGAACTTG GTGCAACCCCTCTGGAGGACACGCCTCCCGGCCAATCGGCCTCCGGCGCGGTGTCGGATTCCAACGTTTCCAAAGAGCTCCCTGGCCAAGCTTTGTTTCAAGGCCTGTTGGAGCTCCGAGCCCCGCCGACTCTGGATCACACGCTGGCCAATGGAGAGCCTCCCCTGGTGGGCGTGGACTGA